One Huiozyma naganishii CBS 8797 chromosome 5, complete genome DNA segment encodes these proteins:
- the CLN3 gene encoding cyclin CLN3 (similar to Saccharomyces cerevisiae CLN3 (YAL040C); ancestral locus Anc_7.36), with translation MNNKIRPSHLNLLQSELKNHQLTVREYLPDFVDMWKVSLNQQSQHTIFNYSNFTSQPYINSQMRSVIFEFVLLCHSRLRLSTTTLFQTLNVIDNFTSVYQIKNYNYQLLAVTAFWSCSKMYDVKRRIPQLQTLAELCCNQYSKKQFLTMELTILQNVGWCISKIPTFDTFIDLQLLKQQQSVYGQQQTNVNDSKLLCIMICELVCFAPHLHFQYSHDDIVQCCVDIITNGNNNLEKNTTTGPTTTPSATTPATPTQTPLHHKLVNYLVSLNNEKYPTSFKLKYQERYHSVYRSLTKLINRLTHEAAMNTFIAHVVDTPKPFPHAKQQQQHHQAYKLPLTPTTPSELKRKRLNQISEEDHPSPVPKMRKE, from the coding sequence atgaacaacaaaatacGTCCCTCACATCTGAATCTGCTCCAGAGTGAGCTGAAGAACCACCAACTGACCGTCAGGGAGTACTTGCCCGACTTCGTGGACATGTGGAAGGTCTCCCTGAACCAGCAGTCGCAGCACACAATCTTCAACTACAGCAACTTCACCTCCCAGCCGTACATCAACTCGCAGATGCGGTCTGTGATCTTCGAGTTTGTGCTTCTGTGCCATTCCCGACTGAGACTCAGCACGACAACTTTGTTCCAGACGCTGAACGTGATCGACAACTTCACCTCAGTGTACCAGATCAAGAACTACAACTACCAGTTGCTTGCGGTCACCGCGTTTTGGTCTTGTTCGAAGATGTACGACGTCAAGAGAAGGATCCCGCAATTGCAGACTCTCGCGGAGCTGTGCTGCAACCAGTACAGCAAGAAGCAGTTTCTCACCATGGAGCTGACCATCTTGCAGAACGTCGGGTGGTGTATCTCGAAAATCCCCACTTTCGACACTTTCATCGACTTGCAACTGttgaagcagcagcagtcgGTCTACGGGCAACAACAGACGAACGTCAACGATTCCAAACTACTCTGCATCATGATCTGCGAGTTGGTCTGTTTTGCACCACACTTGCATTTCCAATACAGCCACGACGATATCGTCCAATGCTGCGTCGATATAATCACAaacggcaacaacaacctCGAGAAAAACACGACCACTGGGCCCACAACAACCCCGAGTGCCACTACACCCGCCACACCCACACAAACCCCGCTACACCACAAACTGGTGAACTACCTGGTCTCACTCAACAACGAGAAATACCCAACCAGCTTCAAATTGAAGTACCAGGAAAGGTACCACTCAGTGTACCGCAGCTTAACGAAACTGATCAACCGTCTGACACACGAGGCGGCAATGAACACTTTCATCGCCCACGTTGTGGACACCCCAAAGCCGTTCCCTCACGccaaacagcaacagcagcaccacCAGGCCTACAAGCTACCACTGACACCCACTACGCCAAGCGAACTGAAACGGAAGCGGCTGAACCAAATCTCCGAAGAAGACCATCCGTCCCCAGTTCCAAAAATGCGGAaagag
- the MSC6 gene encoding Msc6p (similar to Saccharomyces cerevisiae MSC6 (YOR354C); ancestral locus Anc_7.37), with the protein MIRTWIVPRKAVVFQRAVSGATSIVQTRALAQRAQDAGTYQQRDIVKEFGKDIGALVKENGTGPVKDLFAQVNDSIFNFKLNHENVNLARSNDLTGSMHNLLKLSIDERERSVEPYEILDSLARYQLARPDHFRLVMEPLLQQGQYQEVLNLWVKFLQVSVQAGLPPRNITQLVVLACVAYLRLPQDTSPDLATLSQILQLDSSINPIKNVPILQVREHFKEGGLDRYKVLLQQCIERDENWYLERISVEISVFKLLLHYTDYASLKRTKVSPQIVDAYIERFIKMQKPLLAMRVYRDFKDDVPTLNNSLLLIVASMDALSPPKALLKIQAVWNSYIKPTDSNGTISADSFIHLFKALFQSGNIEKMDTVWERETPKELKATNSVFETYWGLTLRDHTNPILLETALKKMDIKAENVKTVLLANSLLLKVLNAPKAVRSDFDKLYGTLFTWDKDLKPNATTSAIRKLVAYRFEKEKAGFHFLNIRPTDIRRKLNVVINQLDDLIEVAPVITPIRKFYDEVVDHTNYYQLYIKFIRAEFTKSGGSPHAAEEIFKTYISQPKFTNISDLTLREKSQLSELVNELLFGFASLRKHGSISKLAQYCQFAEQIGAMIRNTTSFNVMNNVRSFLISNKGKALGEKDKKTIETIVKTLGGNKLFRLNLFDVKLLKEVGIKEDLLSQLERGKRGQEDVPNEKQETATVSM; encoded by the coding sequence ATGATAAGGACCTGGATAGTACCTCGCAAGGCTGTGGTCTTTCAAAGAGCGGTGAGCGGCGCTACTAGCATTGTCCAGACTCGGGCCCTTGCTCAGCGGGCACAGGACGCAGGAACTTATCAGCAGAGGGATATTGTCAAAGAGTTCGGTAAGGACATTGGGGCGCTCGTCAAAGAAAATGGGACGGGCCCAGTTAAGGATCTCTTCGCACAGGTCAATGATAGtatcttcaacttcaaattgAACCACGAAAATGTCAACTTGGCGCGGTCAAACGACCTGACAGGGTCGATGCACAACTTGCTCAAATTGTCTATAGATGAGAGAGAACGGTCCGTGGAGCCCTATGAGATATTGGACAGTTTGGCAAGGTACCAACTGGCCAGGCCAGATCATTTCAGGCTTGTGATGGAGCCGCTTTTGCAACAGGGGCAGTACCAGGAAGTCTTGAACCTGTGGGTTAAATTTCTTCAGGTCTCCGTTCAAGCAGGGCTGCCCCCCAGAAACATCACACAGCTCGTGGTGCTCGCTTGCGTCGCTTACCTCAGGTTACCACAGGATACAAGCCCCGACTTGGCCACTCTGTCGCAGATCTTGCAACTGGACTCAAGTATTAACCCGATAAAGAACGTCCCGATACTTCAAGTGCGGGAACACTTTAAGGAGGGCGGGCTCGACAGGTACAAAGTTCTGTTGCAACAATGTATAGAGAGGGACGAAAATTGGTACTTGGAAAGGATATCCGTAGAGATCTCCGTGTtcaaactgctgttgcattACACCGACTATGCGTCCCTCAAAAGGACTAAAGTGAGCCCACAGATAGTCGACGCGTACATCGAACGGTTCATCAAGATGCAGAAACCGTTGCTCGCCATGAGAGTCTACAGGGACTTCAAAGACGACGTGCCTACGCTCAATAACTCGTTGCTTCTCATCGTGGCAAGTATGGATGCATTATCTCCGCCAAAGGCGCTTCTAAAGATCCAGGCTGTGTGGAACTCATACATCAAACCGACTGACTCGAACGGCACCATCAGCGCCGATTCGTTCATTCACTTGTTCAAGGCGTTGTTCCAATCAGGGAATATCGAAAAGATGGACACGGTCTGGGAGAGGGAGACTCCAAAGGAACTTAAAGCGACAAACTCGGTCTTTGAGACATACTGGGGTCTTACTTTAAGGGATCACACGAATCCGATTTTGTTAGAAACCgcattgaaaaaaatggataTTAAGGCAGAAAACGTCAAGACAGTGCTCTTGGCGAACTCACTCCTTTTAAAAGTACTGAATGCTCCTAAAGCTGTTCGTTCGGATTTCGATAAATTGTACGGCACCTTGTTTACGTGGGATAAAGATCTCAAGCCAAATGCTACAACAAGCGCAATAAGGAAACTTGTCGCATAccgttttgaaaaggagaaagCGGGGTTCCATTTTTTGAACATCAGGCCCACAGATATCCGGAGAAAGCTGAACGTTGTGATAAATCAGCTGGATGATCTGATAGAAGTAGCACCCGTAATCACCCCGATCAGGAAGTTCTACGACGAAGTAGTGGATCACACCAACTACTACCAATTGTACATCAAGTTCATCAGGGCCGAATTTACCAAGAGTGGCGGGTCGCCTCATGCGGCAGAGGAGATCTTCAAGACTTATATCTCCCAGCCAAAATTCACGAATATCAGTGACTTGACTTTACGTGAAAAATCACAATTGAGCGAACTCGTGAACGAACTGCTGTTTGGGTTTGCATCCTTGCGGAAGCATGGCAGCATCTCCAAGTTGGCCCAGTACTGCCAATTTGCTGAACAGATCGGCGCCATGATCCGTAACACTACAAGTTTCAACGTGATGAATAACGTAAGATCTTTTTTGATAAGTAACAAGGGCAAGGCATTGGGAGAAAAGGACAAAAAAACCATTGAAACGATCGTGAAAACTCTGGGAGGCAACAAATTGTTCCGTCTGAACTTATTCGACGTGAAATTGTTAAAGGAGGTTGGCATCAAGGAAGATCTGTTAAGCCAGCTGGAACGCGGCAAAAGGGGGCAAGAGGATGTGCCTAATGaaaaacaggaaactgCAACTGTAAGCATGTAA
- the SOG2 gene encoding Sog2p (similar to Saccharomyces cerevisiae SOG2 (YOR353C); ancestral locus Anc_7.39) gives MNGLGEPDHSNELEALISKQLSSGNSVKLVSLELESLTTSTIVALKPVERLSLRKNSLTTLPSSFADLKNLRYLDLNCNNFREIPVSLYGCPKLEILDLSSNKIKSLPDDIPPVWTKHLKVLSLKNNRIVSIWDLRNVVRLQKLEMLDIDGNNIPTDELELVQKYTPTNASIPRDEYWALALQRYFEDHPEQIHSHQQQSATSIPTTANNPNNGVTTNLSSLHQEKFSKASKRMGFISTGSPNSGQGTSTANNEIMSTSNPELENETSGSTELYNHTKYNDYFKRLSVLSEESVINEHYKVSHSELVVACRKLLFSFTECQQVIRKIASFCKEKSIAVNIVTLLYSVRSHIDNLVEFLQQAETQKDFNDQAMIKLCITITTIFKQIISCLRKNFEAFFAEDDLCFIRMFYMTLLCSYSEIYNSWCFISSGGPPLKKTSARKHTLKRNDSAINMYSVGSYSPVISGEVGAANTSVEGLINKPRRRSHTLQTKLPSSLSSNVVATGSAISSPNSNIETTKSLSNIMSLNAHVNANTTNGSNNGQSMTPISQKSDVSTSSAASSINTGGTSHTVVDGNSSGVRANDHSTTSVQSNGSYPARLSSISLYQRQDNQASEADYEHTQEGKSATNGATTNMSGSSDSTRTKVGTTSANSPVTAEKGTTDNSINEGNESIKIVDEAQQNIDIQLYQMLTNVVKMVSVVYNHLTSEISKIAVASSNGQQILTDSLSTKIRELTDTCWQAMELSKSLNDRLDLLLSGEPAITERYLSKAEKLRTWEKINAFLKSIIMILGNTKSVMSDLPSLNDIRPNLASLAKITKDVTVILDLSSYKSVSVIAAQLQKHQHAPQVHQQQQQQQAHQQQQSVPQQVQHQFQQQQYQINSNTHVPLLTPQQPPATNPFENMK, from the coding sequence ATGAATGGTTTAGGTGAACCAGACCACTCCAATGAACTGGAGGCTCTGATATCTAAACAGTTGAGCAGTGGCAACAGCGTGAAACTGGTTTCGTTGGAACTGGAGTCTCTTACTACTTCGACTATTGTTGCATTGAAACCAGTAGAGAGGCTGTCACTGAGAAAGAACAGTTTAACTACTCTACCTTCAAGTTTTGCCGATTTAAAGAATCTACGGTACTTGGACCTCAACTGTAACAACTTCAGAGAGATACCTGTTTCGCTCTATGGCTGTCCCAAGCTAGAGATACTGGACCTTTCAtcaaacaaaatcaagtCCCTGCCCGATGATATACCGCCAGTGTGGACCAAACATTTGAAGGTGCtgtctttgaagaataaCAGAATAGTCTCCATTTGGGATCTCAGAAATGTAGTCCGATTGCAAAAGTTGGAGATGCTCGATATCGATGGTAACAACATCCCTACagatgaactggaacttGTTCAGAAGTATACACCGACAAATGCGAGTATTCCAAGGGACGAATATTGGGCCCTAGCACTACAACGGTACTTTGAGGATCATCCAGAACAGATTCATTCACACCAACAACAGTCCGCAACTTCGATACCTACAACTGCAAATAATCCCAACAATGGGGTTACCACCAATCTTTCCTCTTTACACCAGGAGAAGTTTAGCAAAGCATCAAAGAGAATGGGTTTCATCAGTACGGGCTCCCCAAACTCGGGACAAGGGACAAGCACCGCTAACAACGAAATCATGTCTACCAGTAACCCTGAACTAGAGAACGAAACCAGCGGCAGCACTGAACTCTATAACCACACCAAATACAACGActatttcaaaagattgtCGGTACTTTCCGAAGAGTCTGTCATTAACGAACACTATAAAGTATCCCATTCTGAACTTGTGGTTGCGTGCAGGAAATTACTATTTAGCTTCACTGAATGCCAGCAAGTAATAAGAAAGATTGCTTCATTCTGTAAAGAAAAGTCAATCGCTGTGAACATTGTCACCTTGCTGTACTCAGTTCGGTCTCACATCGATAATTTAGTTGAATTTTTACAGCAGGCTGAAACTCAAAAGGATTTTAACGACCAAGCTATGATCAAACTTTGCATTACCATTACAACTATTTTCAAACAAATCATATCGTGCTTGAGAAAAAACTTCGAAGCATTTTTTGCAGAAGATGACCTCTGCTTTATCAGGATGTTCTATATGACACTACTATGCTCGTACAGTGAGATATATAACTCCTGGTGTTTTATCAGTTCAGGTGGTCCACCCCTGAAGAAAACCTCTGCTAGGAAGCACACGTTAAAGAGGAACGATTCAGCAATAAATATGTACTCGGTCGGCAGCTATTCTCCAGTGATTAGTGGCGAAGTTGGTGCGGCAAACACAAGCGTCGAGGGCTTGATAAACAAGCCTAGAAGACGTAGTCATACCCTACAAACAAAGCTCCCCTCATCGTTGTCCTCTAACGTAGTAGCGACAGGGTCTGCAATATCATCTCCAAATAGCAACATTGAAACGACAAAGTCGTTGTCCAATATTATGAGTCTGAACGCACATGTAAATGCCAACACTACAAATGGATCCAATAATGGACAGTCGATGACTCCGATAAGTCAAAAAAGCGATGTTTCAACAAGCTCTGCAGCAAGCTCCATCAATACAGGCGGTACGAGTCATACAGTCGTGGACGGAAACTCAAGTGGTGTGCGGGCAAATGACCATTCGACAACTTCAGTACAGAGCAATGGTAGCTATCCGGCAAGGTTAAGCAGCATCTCATTGTACCAGCGACAGGATAACCAAGCAAGTGAGGCCGATTACGAACACACTCAAGAGGGCAAGAGTGCTACTAATGGTGCTACTACAAACATGTCTGGCTCCTCTGACTCGACTAGAACCAAGGTTGGTACCACCTCAGCCAACTCTCCTGTTACGGCAGAGAAGGGCACCACGGACAATTCCATCAACGAAGGCAACGAATCTATCAAGATTGTTGACGAGGCCCAACAAAACATAGACATTCAGCTATACCAGATGCTAACTAACGTTGTTAAGATGGTTAGTGTAGTGTACAATCATCTTACGAGTgagatttcaaagattgcAGTAGCGAGTAGTAATGGACAGCAAATTCTAACCGATTCTCTTTCCACTAAGATCAGGGAGTTGACTGACACGTGCTGGCAAGCCATGGAGTTGTCGAAGTCTTTAAACGATAGGTTGGATCTTTTGCTCTCCGGCGAGCCTGCGATCACTGAGAGATACTTGAGCAAAGCGGAGAAACTAAGGACATGGGAGAAGATAAATGCATTTCTTAAGTCTATCATTATGATTTTGGGAAACACCAAAAGTGTCATGTCAGATTTACCTAGTTTGAACGACATACGACCTAATTTGGCTTCTTTGGCCAAGATAACGAAGGATGTTACCGTTATTCTGGACCTGAGCTCTTATAAAAGTGTGTCTGTAATCGCTGCACAGTTACAAAAGCACCAACATGCGCCACAAGtacaccagcaacaacagcaacaacaggcgcatcagcagcagcagtcaGTTCCGCAACAGGTTCAACATCAGttccaacagcagcagtaccaAATCAACAGTAACACACATGTGCCTCTACTGACACCTCAGCAACCGCCTGCGACCAATCCCTTTGAGAACATGAAGTGA
- the TFB6 gene encoding TFIIH complex subunit TFB6 (similar to Saccharomyces cerevisiae YOR352W; ancestral locus Anc_7.40), whose translation MAADELVREPETPLHAEPNEQLDLNAVQELDEQDIADLDLGPTFDESLPPSANASSVRLHDAQFDNANDFKPRINVGSPFSSSFAETNSKGNSGTGAPPVIRRRLSMSQQSKFISYVDQRFMDIQRKFVQSRGLNNKTGYKSLDALLRDIKSLIDFIWYSIDNEPNTDSLLQLDANENDDNENEGDGGNSRRDHSSALHNHSPNQSSDSGFGQASYLIRIADDMLDYIEKFHIDATDHLTISKVFKLFFIMDRIFVKLINGVTANNIKLNKTDMIRFSGIAQRSRVKLPIYFEKLGVQGYHYELSKIYEESLEMCTCS comes from the coding sequence ATGGCTGCTGACGAGCTAGTAAGGGAGCCGGAGACTCCGCTTCACGCGGAGCCTAATGAACAACTGGATTTGAACGCTGTGCAGGAGCTGGATGAACAGGATATTGCAGACCTTGATCTGGGCCCGACTTTCGACGAAAGTCTGCCCCCGAGCGCGAACGCAAGTTCTGTACGGCTGCACGACGCGCAGTTCGATAACGCAAACGACTTTAAACCGAGGATAAATGTTGGTTCGcccttctcctcctctttcgCTGAGACAAACAGCAAGGGTAATAGCGGGACAGGGGCGCCCCCAGTCATTAGGAGAAGGCTGTCGATGTCGCAACAGTCCAAGTTCATCAGCTACGTGGACCAAAGGTTTATGGACATCCAGAGAAAATTTGTGCAATCAAGAGGGCTGAATAACAAGACTGGTTACAAATCTCTCGACGCGCTCTTGAGGGAcatcaaatctttgatcGATTTTATATGGTACTCCATCGATAACGAACCGAATACAGACAGtctgttgcaattggatgccaacgagaacgacgacaacgagAACGAGGGGGATGGCGGGAACTCCAGAAGAGACCACAGTTCCGCTCTACACAACCACTCCCCTAACCAGTCTTCCGATTCAGGGTTTGGCCAAGCATCGTACCTCATAAGGATAGCGGATGACATGCTCGATTACATTGAGAAATTCCATATCGACGCCACTGACCATCTGACCATATCGAAAgtgttcaagttgttcttCATAATGGATAGGATATTTGTCAAGTTAATAAATGGCGTCACCGCAAACAACATAAAACTCAATAAGACTGACATGATTCGGTTTTCAGGAATCGCTCAACGATCGAGGGTCAAGTTGCCCatatattttgaaaagctTGGTGTCCAAGGGTACCACTACGAACTGAGTAAAATATACGAGGAGAGTTTGGAAATGTGCACATGCTCGTAA
- the MEK1 gene encoding serine/threonine protein kinase MEK1 (similar to Saccharomyces cerevisiae MEK1 (YOR351C); ancestral locus Anc_7.41), with translation MKIGRHTKECTLVLNDPAISAVHCTLWVTVFDEESIPIFYIRDTSLNGTTVNGITLAKNVAYPLRNNDIVDLWPAVPSNTGCTGRIVFKFRSNFKEVLGYDVYSHLHIQKTVGTWEILPKVIGNGTFGHVLVCQKTTQYEPVSETMKQRFAVKIIKLKPNKLDKEAKILLSLNHPNIIKVHRTFNDLNDNLYIFQDLIPGGDLFSYLAKGDCLTSISETESLLFVYQILQALKYLHDQGIVHRDLKLDNILLQSPEPCTKIVLADFGIAKHLTSKVTRMHTIVGTPEYCAPEVGFKANRKMYQSFSRAATLEQDKIGYNKKCDLWSLGVITHIMLTGVSPFYGDGTEKSIIANAKMGYLNFKIKHWARVSQQAKDFVKCLLKVNVEDRADSDNALSHPWIQKHEAQLQQIYKRKILPMNDSAKVASTTNPENKETWKRKLPKSVVVQRTIATNKRQRI, from the coding sequence ATGAAGATAGGGAGGCACACGAAGGAATGTACGCTGGTTTTGAATGATCCAGCCATATCTGCGGTCCATTGTACACTGTGGGTGACTGTGTTTGACGAGGAGAGTATCCCCATCTTCTACATCAGAGACACCTCGCTAAATGGGACTACGGTGAACGGTATCACTTTGGCAAAGAATGTTGCCTATCCGTTACGGAACAATGATATTGTTGATTTGTGGCCCGCAGTGCCCAGCAATACTGGTTGCACGGGGAGAATCGTTTTTAAGTTCCGGTCCAATTTCAAGGAGGTACTGGGTTACGATGTTTACTCGCATTTACATATCCAAAAAACCGTCGGTACCTGGGAGATCCTGCCCAAAGTTATTGGGAATGGTACATTTGGGCACGTTCTTGTGTGTCAGAAAACCACGCAGTATGAGCCGGTTTCTGAAACAATGAAGCAAAGATTTGCTGTCAAGATAATAAAATTGAAACCGAATAAGCTGGACAAAGAGGCCAAGATACTTCTCAGTTTGAATCATCCAAACATCATTAAAGTGCATAGGACTTTCAACGACCTCAATGACAATTTGTACATTTTCCAGGATTTGATTCCAGGAGGCGATCTGTTCTCCTACTTGGCGAAGGGCGATTGTCTGACCTCGATCTCAGAGACAGAGTCGTTGCTGTTCGTTTACCAAATATTACAGGCTTTGAAATACTTGCACGACCAGGGAATTGTCCATAGGGACCTGAAACTGGATAATATTTTATTGCAGTCGCCGGAACCATGTACAAAAATAGTCTTAGCAGACTTTGGGATCGCCAAACATTTGACTTCAAAGGTAACCAGAATGCACACAATTGTGGGGACTCCGGAATACTGTGCCCCAGAGGTTGGGTTCAAGGCAAACCGGAAGATGTACCAATCCTTTTCAAGAGCGGCGACATTGGAACAGGATAAAATCGggtacaacaagaaatgcGATCTGTGGTCGCTAGGTGTCATAACACATATCATGCTCACTGGTGTTTCCCCCTTCTACGGCGACGGGACGGAAAAATCCATCATTGCAAACGCAAAGATGGGTTATCTtaacttcaaaatcaaaCACTGGGCACGGGTCTCTCAACAGGCCAAGGACTTCGTCAAATGTTTGCTGAAAGTTAACGTAGAAGATAGGGCGGACAGTGATAATGCTTTGTCCCACCCTTGGATACAAAAACATGAGGCACAACTGCAACAAATCTATAAAAGGAAAATTCTTCCAATGAATGACAGTGCAAAAGTGGCCTCGACAACAAATCctgaaaacaaagagacaTGGAAACGCAAACTGCCTAAGTCAGTAGTAGTTCAAAGAACAATTGCTACTAATAAGAGACAACGTATTTGA
- the MNE1 gene encoding Mne1p (similar to Saccharomyces cerevisiae MNE1 (YOR350C); ancestral locus Anc_7.42) codes for MIVNIRRYLQTDLGKIANDLLSSKRIVSSKGMPEFNAVSITDMWIKNSLSERTHRSNRLVALSIPVILKALQNLRRNENHFLYFTLLNRIQSSKIHWISQNNKEIEASETGQMPIEFYNELANMLYRMSLSMSPGDDLFILAKFTLRLLENYTKITRMRLKIDTLYKCSVVVTKTQSISYFDRLIEIIEEAHANNTHVSNTMRKILADISYIAFFTETDQVHKLESELTGGLFRYGKHMVDLELMDLFYPTFIRTAKYLLLSNSELCARKLIELLDAKWNVRLQDHDLSELVCICEKNAFDDTLTTLQKLYPNDVVVRSYNWSVKDIANKNFEEYVFDLKNKVMTSNYPLSDIRNASIMNLKLTQSLPNLEEMFQSLENIGKKLNNTPGEQQLKVMILNSMFLYLAQNSKYGKSLLFLEYLVQSPVYNLSLVDASNVNTISYPGLHTLFRAVSLSTSTTFSKFILFKQLKNSPQLKFQFTVRDYCLLLQNNSMKEMPSLLYYYLYHFLQAFGNDFYTSPNIWILPKDISSILEGHKCVPLFQLLAGVRKMYCTTPQSCTSNKLTRLFATRFPLDEKQFENTLLQDLNELYAGMALPNGYSLDIDIHNAERTRDALERLEAALSQLPIEE; via the coding sequence ATGATCGTAAACATACGAAGATACCTACAAACTGATTTGGGGAAGATTGCTAATGATCTACTATCAAGCAAACGGATTGTCTCGTCGAAAGGGATGCCAGAGTTCAACGCCGTGTCTATCACGGATATGTGGATCAAAAACTCATTATCTGAGCGCACACATCGATCTAATAGATTGGTAGCATTGAGCATACCCGTAATCTTGAAAGCGCTACAGAATCTCAGAAGGAATGAAAATCACTTCCTGTATTTTACACTATTGAACAGGATTCAAAGTTCGAAAATCCATTGGATATCTCAAAATAATAAGGAGATCGAGGCAAGTGAGACAGGACAGATGCCCATTGAGTTTTACAACGAATTAGCTAACATGCTCTATCGAATGTCTCTGTCGATGAGTCCGGGAGATGACCTGTTCATTCTTGCCAAATTTACATTGCGTTTACTCGAGAACTACACCAAAATTACTAGAATGCGCCTGAAGATTGATACACTTTACAAATGCTCCGTCGTAGTAACAAAAACGCAGTCGATTTCTTACTTTGATAGGCTTATCGAAATAATAGAAGAAGCACACGCGAATAATACCCATGTTTCGAATACGATGCGTAAGATACTGGCAGACATCTCCTATATTGCCTTCTTCACTGAAACAGATCAAGTCCACAAATTGGAAAGTGAGTTAACCGGTGGCCTTTTTCGGTACGGTAAACATATGGTGGATTTAGAACTTATGGATCTGTTTTATCCCACCTTTATCAGAACAGCCAAATATCTACTTCTTTCCAATTCGGAATTGTGTGCTAGGAAACTGATTGAGCTTTTGGACGCTAAATGGAATGTCCGGTTACAGGACCATGATCTATCTGAACTTGTTTGTATCTGTGAAAAAAATGCTTTTGACGATACGCTTACAACGTTACAGAAATTATATCCAAACGATGTTGTAGTCCGCTCTTATAATTGGAGCGTCAAGGATATTGCAAACAAGAATTTTGAAGAGTACGTATTTGATCTAAAGAACAAAGTTATGACCTCAAACTATCCCCTTTCTGATATTCGGAATGCGAGCATCATGAACCTTAAATTAACCCAGTCGCTGCCAAACTTGGAAGAGATGTTCCAATCGCTAGAAAATATCGGTAAAAAGCTGAACAACACCCCAGGTGAACAACAATTGAAGGTCATGATTCTCAATAGCATGTTTCTGTACTTAGCTCAAAACTCAAAGTACGGCAAAAGTTTGCTGTTCCTCGAGTACTTAGTACAGAGCCCGGTTTACAACTTAAGCTTAGTGGATGCTAGTAATGTGAATACGATTAGTTATCCTGGATTGCACACTCTTTTTAGAGCTGTTAGCCTCTCCACGTCGACaacgttttccaaatttatCCTTTTTaaacaattgaagaacTCTCCCCAGCTCAAGTTCCAGTTTACTGTAAGGGATTATTGTCTACTATTGCAAAACAATTCCATGAAAGAAATGCCGTCGTTGCTTTATTATTACCTgtatcattttcttcagGCATTTGGAAATGATTTTTACACATCACCCAACATTTGGATTCTTCCTAAAGATATAAGCAGTATATTAGAGGGCCATAAATGTGTGCCTTTATTTCAATTGCTGGCAGGAGTTCGGAAAATGTACTGTACCACTCCACAATCGTGTACGTCGAACAAACTGACTCGACTCTTTGCTACCAGATTTCCACTTGACGAAAAGCAATTTGAGAACACCCTACTTCAAGATCTAAATGAATTGTACGCAGGAATGGCACTACCGAATGGCTACTCACTCGATATTGATATTCACAACGCTGAACGTACCAGGGATGCCTTGGAACGGTTGGAAGCAGCTTTATCTCAATTACCGATCGAAGAATAA